One window from the genome of Rhodopseudomonas sp. P2A-2r encodes:
- a CDS encoding RluA family pseudouridine synthase codes for MRPSRNRIDAALERSEWGEGAPREPRDARFESPDRGARSERPARTARPERTERPQRTERFGNDRPPSRGGRPPARVPREREPKRERPPYDPETFVPEPKVVVPKAPLPTAVEMAVVTADEAGMRVDRFLEARFEGLSFSHIQRIVRKGELRVNGKRADSKDRLEEGQTVRIPPLKLDTPKVGGGELSEAAQKTLAALKEMIIFEDADVMVLNKPAGLAVQGGSGTVRHVDGMLEVMRDAKGQKPRLVHRLDKDTAGCLLIAKTRFAATKLTGSFRERSARKIYWALVAGVPKPKQGRISTYLAKEENEEDTIMRVAQHGDEGASHAVTYYAVVETSAQKLAWVSLKPVTGRTHQLRAHMAHIDHAIIGDPKYFNKENWQLPGGIQKKLHLLARRIVVPHPRGGTIDATAPLPPHMLQSWNLLGLEADRFDPIENAPEE; via the coding sequence GTGCGTCCGTCGCGCAACCGCATCGATGCCGCGCTCGAGCGCTCCGAATGGGGCGAAGGCGCGCCACGCGAGCCGCGCGATGCCCGCTTCGAGAGCCCGGACCGTGGCGCCCGCAGCGAGCGTCCGGCGCGAACCGCGCGTCCGGAACGTACCGAGCGTCCGCAGCGCACCGAGCGGTTCGGCAATGACCGCCCGCCGTCGCGCGGCGGCCGTCCGCCGGCGCGCGTGCCGCGCGAGCGCGAGCCGAAGCGCGAGCGTCCGCCCTACGATCCCGAGACCTTCGTGCCGGAGCCCAAGGTGGTGGTGCCCAAGGCGCCGCTGCCGACCGCGGTGGAGATGGCTGTCGTCACGGCCGACGAGGCCGGCATGCGCGTCGATCGCTTCCTCGAAGCGCGCTTCGAAGGCCTGTCGTTTTCCCACATCCAGCGCATCGTCCGCAAAGGCGAGCTGCGCGTGAACGGCAAGCGTGCCGACAGCAAGGACCGGCTGGAAGAGGGGCAGACCGTCCGCATCCCGCCGCTCAAGCTCGACACGCCAAAAGTCGGCGGCGGCGAACTCTCCGAAGCCGCGCAAAAAACGCTGGCGGCGCTGAAGGAGATGATCATCTTCGAGGACGCCGACGTGATGGTGCTGAACAAACCCGCCGGCCTCGCCGTGCAGGGCGGCTCCGGCACCGTGCGTCATGTCGACGGCATGCTGGAAGTGATGCGCGACGCCAAGGGCCAGAAGCCGCGCCTGGTGCATCGCCTCGACAAGGACACCGCCGGCTGTCTCCTGATCGCCAAGACGCGCTTTGCCGCCACCAAGCTGACCGGCTCGTTCCGCGAGCGCTCGGCGCGAAAAATCTACTGGGCGCTGGTGGCCGGCGTGCCGAAGCCGAAGCAGGGCCGCATCTCGACCTATCTCGCCAAGGAAGAGAACGAGGAAGACACCATCATGCGCGTCGCCCAGCATGGCGACGAGGGCGCCAGCCACGCGGTGACGTACTACGCGGTGGTCGAAACGTCCGCGCAAAAACTGGCCTGGGTGTCGCTGAAGCCGGTGACCGGGCGGACCCATCAGCTGCGCGCGCACATGGCGCATATCGACCACGCCATTATCGGCGACCCCAAATACTTCAACAAGGAAAACTGGCAGCTGCCCGGCGGCATCCAGAAGAAGCTGCATCTGCTGGCGCGGCGCATCGTGGTGCCGCATCCGCGCGGCGGCACCATCGACGCCACCGCACCGTTGCCGCCGCACATGCTGCAGTCGTGGAATCTGCTCGGCCTCGAAGCCGATCGCTTCGATCCGATCGAGAACGCGCCGGAAGAGTAA
- the bluB gene encoding 5,6-dimethylbenzimidazole synthase, whose product MNPMPPHAAPEFDDAFRTRLHDLFGWRRDIRHFRTDALPDGTIERLIGIACLAPSVGLSQPWRFVIVDDPARRQAVLDNFTTCNAEALGACSDERASRYASLKLAGLREAPCHLAVFCERATEVGHGLGRRTMPEMADYSVVAAISTLWLAARAEGIGVGWVSILDPAVVALSLGVPRDWRLIGYLCIGYPRAEDDRPELERVGWERRQPPGDHIVRR is encoded by the coding sequence ATGAATCCGATGCCCCCGCACGCCGCGCCGGAGTTCGACGACGCCTTTCGCACGCGCCTGCATGACCTGTTCGGCTGGCGTCGCGATATCCGGCATTTTCGCACCGATGCTTTGCCCGATGGGACGATCGAGCGCCTGATCGGGATCGCCTGTCTGGCGCCGTCGGTCGGCCTCAGCCAGCCCTGGCGTTTCGTCATCGTCGACGATCCCGCGCGTCGCCAGGCGGTGCTCGACAATTTCACGACCTGCAATGCCGAAGCGCTGGGCGCCTGCAGCGACGAGCGGGCGTCGCGCTACGCCAGCCTCAAGCTCGCCGGGCTGCGCGAGGCGCCGTGCCATCTCGCGGTGTTCTGCGAACGCGCAACCGAGGTCGGCCATGGTCTCGGCCGCCGCACCATGCCGGAGATGGCCGACTATTCCGTGGTCGCGGCGATCTCGACATTGTGGCTGGCGGCGCGCGCCGAGGGCATCGGCGTCGGCTGGGTCTCGATCCTCGATCCCGCCGTTGTCGCGCTCTCCTTGGGCGTCCCCCGCGACTGGCGGCTGATCGGCTATCTCTGCATTGGCTATCCCCGGGCCGAGGACGATCGTCCGGAACTGGAGCGCGTCGGCTGGGAACGACGCCAGCCGCCGGGCGATCACATTGTCCGGCGTTGA